In Calothrix sp. PCC 7507, one DNA window encodes the following:
- a CDS encoding photosystem I reaction center protein PsaF subunit III encodes MRRLFALLLAVSLWFNFAPPAQALGANLTPCKDTPAFQELAANARNTTSDPEGGKKRFERYSQALCGPEGYPHLIVDSRLDHAGDFLIPSILFLYITGWIGWVGRAYLQAIKKGSDAEQKEVQIDLAVALPIIATGFAWPAAAVKEFLSGELTAKDSEITISPR; translated from the coding sequence ATGCGACGATTGTTTGCTTTGCTGTTAGCTGTAAGTCTTTGGTTCAATTTTGCCCCACCAGCACAAGCCTTGGGCGCTAACTTGACACCCTGCAAAGACACTCCTGCATTCCAGGAATTAGCAGCAAATGCCCGGAATACCACTTCTGATCCCGAAGGCGGGAAAAAGAGATTCGAGCGTTATTCTCAGGCGCTATGCGGCCCTGAGGGTTATCCCCACCTGATTGTTGATAGTCGTCTAGATCATGCTGGTGACTTCCTAATTCCCAGCATTCTCTTCCTCTACATCACGGGTTGGATTGGTTGGGTAGGTCGTGCCTATCTACAAGCCATCAAAAAGGGATCTGACGCTGAACAAAAAGAAGTCCAGATTGATCTTGCTGTCGCATTACCAATCATTGCCACAGGTTTTGCTTGGCCTGCGGCTGCTGTCAAAGAATTCTTGTCCGGCGAATTAACCGCCAAGGATTCGGAAATCACCATTTCCCCACGATAA
- a CDS encoding photosystem I reaction center protein subunit XI, which produces MAQAVDASKNLASDPRNREVVFPAGRDPQIGNLETPVNSSPVVKWWINNLPAYRPGLTPFRRGLEIGQAHGYLLFGPFAKLGPLRDTASADLAGLLGAIGLVVVLTATLSIYANSNPPKALASVTVPNPPADAFNSKEGWNNFASAFLIGGIGGAVVAYFLTINLELIQGLVG; this is translated from the coding sequence ATGGCGCAAGCAGTAGACGCATCAAAAAATCTCGCCAGCGATCCGAGAAATCGGGAAGTTGTTTTTCCTGCAGGACGCGACCCCCAAATTGGCAATCTAGAAACCCCAGTTAATTCTTCTCCTGTGGTCAAGTGGTGGATTAATAATCTGCCTGCATATCGCCCTGGTCTAACTCCATTCAGACGCGGGTTAGAGATTGGCCAAGCTCATGGATACCTTCTATTTGGGCCTTTTGCTAAATTGGGTCCCCTGCGGGATACAGCTAGCGCTGACCTAGCTGGGTTATTGGGAGCCATTGGCTTGGTTGTGGTTCTTACCGCTACCCTATCTATATACGCCAATAGCAATCCTCCCAAGGCACTTGCGAGTGTAACTGTACCTAATCCTCCAGCAGATGCTTTTAATTCCAAAGAAGGCTGGAATAACTTTGCCAGTGCTTTCTTAATTGGTGGTATTGGTGGTGCAGTAGTAGCTTACTTCTTGACGATCAATTTAGAATTGATTCAAGGTTTAGTCGGTTAA
- a CDS encoding GNAT family N-acetyltransferase — translation MGFWKTWFSTSESTATNKTTSFEEMSAEAMGNSSPNSDPSVTARSAERIVFSTERDIDLYELEELCDAVGWSRRPLRKVKKAIEHSFLVATMWQVRGNKRRLIGFARATSDHAFNATIWDVVVHPDFQGKGLGKSLMKYVLKKLRSEEISNVTLFADPHVVDFYRTMGFMADPEGIKGMFWYPH, via the coding sequence ATGGGTTTTTGGAAAACTTGGTTTAGTACTTCTGAATCTACGGCGACAAACAAAACAACTTCCTTTGAAGAGATGAGTGCGGAAGCTATGGGTAATTCTAGCCCTAATAGCGACCCCTCAGTCACTGCGCGCAGCGCAGAACGCATAGTTTTCAGTACGGAGCGAGATATCGACCTGTATGAACTCGAAGAACTCTGTGATGCAGTCGGTTGGTCGCGTCGTCCCCTGAGAAAAGTTAAAAAAGCTATAGAGCATAGTTTTCTCGTGGCCACAATGTGGCAAGTGCGAGGAAACAAACGTCGGCTGATTGGTTTTGCCCGTGCTACCTCAGATCATGCGTTTAATGCCACTATTTGGGATGTAGTCGTTCATCCAGACTTTCAAGGTAAAGGTCTGGGTAAATCGCTGATGAAATATGTCCTCAAAAAATTGCGGAGTGAAGAAATTAGTAATGTCACTCTCTTTGCTGACCCCCATGTGGTAGATTTTTACCGGACTATGGGTTTCATGGCTGATCCAGAAGGCATTAAAGGCATGTTTTGGTATCCTCATTAA
- the psaJ gene encoding photosystem I reaction center subunit IX, translating into MADKGDSKSYFVTFLTTAPVITTIWLTITAGILIEFNRFFPDLLFHPLP; encoded by the coding sequence ATGGCAGACAAAGGCGATTCAAAATCCTACTTTGTTACGTTTTTGACTACAGCACCTGTGATCACTACCATTTGGTTGACGATTACAGCAGGCATTTTGATTGAATTTAACCGCTTTTTCCCAGACCTCCTTTTCCACCCCCTACCATAA
- a CDS encoding Tic22 family protein: MKSLVRWGATLGLVGSTLLGAVFAGSFPVLALSEQQIKDKLDSVPVYLITNEKGLPLSRALPEAQSGPKKGGSVTGVYLSRQEAQTFINELRSAKGKDPKLEEIAKNLQVTAVPLGVIYQQLQQTKNQDNRLLFAFKPVDQEIKGALELLQQSGQKVDQFKSVPVFAVRFAPDQGYVPIQMTADKQQLIPLFLSKQDAQGLLGQVKPKYPKADIQVIDVDGVIKTLQDKNDSWLNQVVLVPSAESRQYIQTLPRDNNAPKTPAVAPNRNNSQPAKPKQR, translated from the coding sequence ATGAAATCATTAGTTCGCTGGGGCGCGACATTAGGTTTAGTCGGGAGTACTCTGCTGGGAGCGGTCTTTGCAGGAAGTTTTCCCGTCTTGGCATTGTCAGAACAACAAATCAAAGACAAATTAGACTCTGTCCCCGTTTACTTGATTACTAACGAGAAAGGCTTACCTTTAAGTCGTGCATTACCGGAAGCGCAAAGCGGTCCAAAAAAGGGAGGTTCCGTCACAGGGGTTTATCTGAGTCGCCAAGAGGCTCAGACCTTCATCAATGAACTGCGGAGTGCTAAAGGCAAAGATCCAAAACTGGAAGAAATCGCCAAAAACCTCCAGGTTACAGCTGTGCCTCTGGGAGTAATTTATCAACAATTGCAACAAACCAAAAACCAAGATAATCGGCTGTTATTTGCTTTTAAACCTGTAGATCAGGAAATTAAAGGGGCGTTGGAGTTGCTGCAACAAAGTGGTCAAAAGGTAGATCAGTTTAAAAGCGTACCTGTTTTTGCGGTGAGATTTGCGCCAGATCAGGGTTATGTGCCAATTCAAATGACAGCTGACAAACAGCAATTAATTCCTTTGTTTTTGAGCAAGCAAGATGCACAAGGCTTATTGGGACAGGTGAAGCCAAAGTATCCCAAAGCTGATATTCAAGTAATTGACGTAGATGGAGTCATTAAAACCTTACAAGATAAAAACGATTCGTGGCTGAATCAAGTTGTTTTAGTGCCATCTGCAGAATCTAGACAATATATCCAGACGTTACCTAGGGATAATAACGCTCCTAAAACTCCTGCTGTAGCGCCCAATCGGAATAATTCTCAGCCAGCGAAGCCCAAGCAACGTTAA
- a CDS encoding type II toxin-antitoxin system HicB family antitoxin, protein MLILPIAFLNSVDDYLDFCRERGEEPDKPFSGKFIVRINPDLHKIIAVKAKKEGQSLNSWIEKRLCEYAR, encoded by the coding sequence TTGCTCATCTTACCGATCGCTTTTTTAAATTCAGTCGATGATTATTTAGACTTTTGTAGAGAACGCGGTGAAGAGCCTGATAAGCCGTTCTCTGGTAAGTTTATAGTCAGGATTAATCCTGACTTACACAAAATAATTGCCGTCAAAGCCAAAAAAGAGGGACAAAGTCTTAATTCTTGGATAGAAAAACGCCTGTGTGAGTATGCTAGATAA
- the prmC gene encoding peptide chain release factor N(5)-glutamine methyltransferase produces MRDQRLKVVSGLQLWRWRHQAIASAIASNVPPAEVDWLLLEVAGLDRLALRLESFKDWPQMQLKFSLDDLDQLWQRRLHDRLPVQYIAGVTPWRQFDIAVSSAVLIPRPETECLIDLAVEAAVNLPSGNWADLGTGSGAIALGLASVFPESTIHAVDYSPEALAIAQANAHNLGLAHRMRFYQGSWWEPLAALKGQFSGLVSNPPYIPTSTLPTLQPEVFHHEPHLALDGGADGLDAIRHLIEVSPAYLRTGGVWLIEMMAGQADTVRELLQNHGSYYDIQIHADLAGIERFALAYVSAEW; encoded by the coding sequence ATGAGGGATCAACGGCTAAAAGTGGTTTCTGGTTTACAACTTTGGCGGTGGCGACATCAGGCGATCGCCTCAGCGATCGCTAGTAATGTCCCACCGGCAGAGGTAGATTGGCTACTCTTGGAGGTAGCTGGGTTAGACCGCTTGGCATTGCGTTTAGAATCTTTTAAAGATTGGCCTCAGATGCAACTGAAGTTTTCTTTAGATGATTTAGACCAACTGTGGCAGCGACGATTACATGACCGCTTACCAGTACAGTACATTGCGGGTGTGACTCCTTGGCGACAGTTTGACATTGCTGTGTCGAGTGCAGTTTTGATTCCCAGACCAGAAACAGAATGCTTGATTGATTTAGCTGTGGAAGCCGCTGTTAATCTACCCTCAGGAAACTGGGCGGATTTGGGGACTGGTAGTGGGGCGATCGCTCTGGGATTAGCAAGCGTGTTTCCGGAGTCTACAATTCACGCTGTTGATTACAGCCCAGAAGCTTTAGCGATCGCCCAAGCCAACGCCCATAATTTAGGGCTAGCCCACCGGATGCGATTTTATCAAGGTTCCTGGTGGGAGCCACTAGCAGCCCTCAAAGGTCAATTTAGTGGTTTGGTATCCAACCCGCCTTATATCCCCACTAGTACCTTACCTACCCTGCAACCAGAAGTGTTTCACCATGAACCACATTTAGCTCTAGATGGGGGTGCGGATGGCTTAGATGCCATCCGCCATTTAATCGAGGTATCCCCGGCTTATTTGCGGACTGGTGGTGTCTGGCTGATTGAGATGATGGCAGGACAGGCAGATACTGTCCGAGAACTGTTGCAAAATCACGGTAGTTATTACGACATTCAAATTCATGCTGATTTAGCTGGCATTGAACGCTTTGCCCTTGCTTATGTCAGTGCTGAGTGGTGA
- the remA gene encoding extracellular matrix/biofilm regulator RemA produces MEIQLINIGFGNIVSANRVVAIVSPESAPIKRIITDARDRGQLVDATYGRRTRAVIITDSSHVILSAIQPETVANRFVISREHQVVDN; encoded by the coding sequence ATGGAGATTCAGCTAATCAACATCGGTTTTGGCAACATCGTGTCTGCTAATCGAGTCGTTGCTATTGTTAGTCCAGAGTCTGCCCCGATTAAGCGGATCATTACCGATGCCAGGGACAGAGGTCAGCTAGTTGACGCAACTTATGGTCGCCGGACTAGGGCTGTAATTATCACTGATTCCAGCCACGTAATTCTTTCCGCGATACAACCGGAAACGGTAGCCAATCGCTTCGTGATTTCTCGGGAGCATCAAGTTGTAGATAATTAA
- a CDS encoding DUF3488 and DUF4129 domain-containing transglutaminase family protein: MNRFWRPPVSHDWWQNRQKSPLMAVENSISLRVLVLALVITGIVATDIAAETKFSLWAIPLSVMGAVWTYYHRRDANITIKFCIAIGMLVALGAFFGRLFGELNDTRLGLAELLIQLQVLHSFDMPRRKDLGYSIVIGLILLGVAATLSQTLAFAPVLLLFLAIALPTLALDYRSRLDLVQVKVKTPTRKARKLPAALPFYFLLFSLIVGLGLAIFAVLPRFPGYQLRSFPVSSTIQVKSGFTGRSIINPGYVRQGNTGNQGGGGSGVKQGQAGKPGSLDNSFYYGFNSQINQNLRGEMKPKVVMRVRSQSEGFWRVLAFDRYTGKGWEVSRNDDVTTLKRSPWSYQIFLPPPLISGKTQEVVQTYTVVADLPNLIPAMAHPREIYFPTPIIAVDKENGLRSPVGLSEDLTYTVISDVPHRDRTLLGQAANKYPKTIKNHYLEIPPEIAAKVKQRTEEILANYNRERVAKSYKTLDSTYEKVLYLAQYLKQHYSIPKDPLGLPFLGEKDDLVDAFLFKYKGGYPDHFSTVLTVMLRSIGIPARLVAGFGAGQFNPFTGMYVVRNTDAYAMTEVYFPKYGWFAFDPIPNHPLIPPSIEDTQTFSVLLQFWHWVAGWLPSPITGLLDRVLGMIFTWLSRAIVWFLALFTQGWLGILTGLILTTTTAFFGWLGWLQWREWRSRRRLKRLPPMESLYQQMLQWVAKKGLSKHPAQTPLEYAKGSYQHHAPATAEVIDEICQAYVGWRYGGNTPNLQQLRQRWEGLKKTAGDRTT, from the coding sequence ATGAATCGGTTTTGGCGTCCACCTGTGAGTCATGACTGGTGGCAAAACAGGCAGAAGTCGCCTTTGATGGCAGTGGAAAATTCAATTTCCTTAAGGGTGCTGGTGCTAGCGTTGGTAATTACGGGAATTGTGGCAACGGATATCGCTGCGGAGACGAAATTTAGTCTTTGGGCTATACCGCTGAGTGTCATGGGTGCGGTTTGGACTTACTATCATCGCCGCGATGCCAATATTACAATCAAGTTCTGTATTGCCATCGGCATGTTAGTGGCACTGGGTGCTTTCTTTGGGCGGTTGTTTGGGGAATTGAATGACACCCGGCTGGGTTTGGCAGAGTTATTAATTCAACTACAGGTTCTCCACAGCTTTGATATGCCACGTCGCAAGGACTTGGGCTATTCCATTGTTATTGGGCTAATTTTGTTGGGTGTGGCGGCGACGCTGAGTCAAACGTTGGCTTTTGCACCTGTGCTGTTATTATTTTTAGCGATCGCACTGCCAACTTTAGCTTTAGATTACCGCTCTAGACTGGATTTGGTACAGGTAAAAGTTAAAACACCAACGAGAAAAGCCAGAAAATTACCTGCTGCTTTACCTTTTTACTTTTTACTTTTTAGTTTAATTGTCGGGCTGGGACTGGCAATTTTTGCTGTGTTACCCCGATTCCCTGGCTATCAGCTGCGGAGTTTTCCTGTGAGTTCTACGATTCAGGTTAAAAGTGGGTTTACAGGGCGTAGTATTATTAATCCTGGTTATGTCCGCCAAGGTAATACTGGCAATCAGGGTGGTGGTGGTAGTGGCGTTAAACAAGGTCAAGCAGGTAAACCAGGAAGCCTGGATAATAGCTTTTATTACGGTTTTAATAGCCAAATTAATCAGAATCTGCGCGGAGAGATGAAACCCAAGGTGGTGATGCGGGTGCGATCGCAATCTGAGGGTTTTTGGCGAGTTTTGGCGTTTGATCGCTACACAGGTAAGGGCTGGGAGGTTTCTCGCAACGATGATGTCACCACACTTAAGCGATCGCCTTGGTCTTATCAAATCTTTCTGCCTCCACCGCTCATCTCTGGTAAAACCCAAGAGGTGGTACAAACTTATACAGTGGTGGCGGATTTGCCTAACCTGATTCCGGCGATGGCTCACCCTAGGGAAATTTACTTTCCTACACCAATAATTGCTGTTGACAAGGAAAATGGGCTGCGATCGCCCGTAGGATTGTCAGAAGACCTCACCTACACCGTCATTTCGGATGTACCACACCGCGATCGCACTTTATTAGGACAAGCCGCTAATAAATATCCGAAAACTATTAAAAATCATTATCTAGAAATCCCACCAGAAATTGCGGCAAAAGTCAAGCAACGGACTGAAGAAATTCTTGCCAACTACAATCGGGAACGGGTGGCAAAGTCTTATAAAACCCTGGATTCTACCTACGAAAAGGTTCTCTACTTAGCCCAATACCTCAAGCAACACTACTCTATTCCCAAAGACCCCTTGGGTTTGCCCTTTTTGGGAGAAAAAGATGACTTAGTAGACGCTTTCTTATTCAAGTATAAAGGCGGCTATCCAGATCATTTCTCCACGGTGTTAACGGTGATGCTGCGTTCCATTGGTATCCCAGCACGGTTGGTAGCGGGGTTTGGTGCAGGGCAATTTAACCCATTTACGGGGATGTATGTTGTCCGGAACACTGATGCTTACGCGATGACGGAAGTATATTTCCCCAAATATGGCTGGTTTGCTTTTGACCCCATTCCCAATCATCCCCTGATTCCCCCATCAATTGAGGATACGCAAACTTTTAGTGTTCTGCTCCAATTTTGGCATTGGGTGGCTGGGTGGTTACCTTCGCCAATTACAGGTTTACTGGATCGTGTACTTGGGATGATATTTACCTGGTTGAGTAGAGCGATAGTTTGGTTTTTAGCTTTATTCACCCAAGGTTGGCTAGGTATATTGACTGGTTTAATCTTGACAACGACAACAGCTTTCTTTGGTTGGCTGGGCTGGCTACAGTGGCGCGAATGGCGTAGCCGTCGGCGGTTGAAGAGATTACCACCAATGGAAAGCCTTTATCAACAAATGCTGCAATGGGTAGCAAAAAAAGGTCTGAGTAAGCATCCAGCCCAAACACCCCTAGAGTATGCCAAAGGTTCATATCAGCATCACGCCCCAGCCACGGCTGAAGTAATAGATGAAATTTGTCAAGCCTATGTTGGCTGGCGTTATGGTGGTAACACGCCTAACTTACAGCAATTACGACAAAGATGGGAAGGGCTGAAGAAGACTGCTGGCGATCGCACAACTTGA
- the tsaD gene encoding tRNA (adenosine(37)-N6)-threonylcarbamoyltransferase complex transferase subunit TsaD, with product MTTVLAIETSCDETAVAIVNNRQVYSSIIASQIPIHQQYGGVVPEVASREHLETLNQAIAQALEQSQLNWSQIDGIAATCAPGLVGALLVGLTAAKTLAMVHKKPFLGVHHLEGHIYATYLSEPSLHPPFLSLLVSGGHTSLIYVKECGNYETLGQTRDDAAGEAFDKVARLLKLGYPGGPVIDKLAQQGNPQAFALPEGKVSLPGGGYHPYDGSFSGLKTAVLRLVQQLEKERGNVPIADVAASFQETVARSLTKRAIACAIDHGLDTIAVGGGVAANSGLRKNLQAASNKHNLRVLFPPLKFCTDNAAMIACAAANHLSLGHTSPLSLGVESRLSLTQVMKLYQWE from the coding sequence ATGACAACCGTTTTAGCCATCGAAACTAGCTGTGATGAAACTGCCGTAGCAATTGTTAACAATCGTCAGGTTTACAGCAGTATTATTGCCTCGCAAATTCCTATCCATCAGCAGTATGGTGGGGTAGTGCCAGAGGTAGCTTCCCGCGAACACCTGGAAACCCTCAATCAGGCGATCGCCCAAGCATTGGAGCAAAGCCAACTAAACTGGAGCCAAATTGATGGCATAGCCGCCACCTGCGCCCCTGGACTCGTAGGAGCGCTGTTAGTGGGTTTAACTGCTGCCAAAACCCTAGCGATGGTACACAAAAAGCCATTTTTGGGAGTTCATCACCTCGAAGGTCACATTTACGCAACTTACCTGAGTGAACCAAGTTTACATCCCCCTTTTCTTAGCTTACTAGTTTCCGGCGGACATACAAGCTTGATTTACGTCAAGGAGTGTGGTAATTACGAAACCCTAGGACAAACCCGAGATGATGCAGCCGGAGAAGCCTTTGATAAAGTAGCGCGGCTGTTAAAGCTGGGTTATCCCGGCGGCCCAGTCATTGATAAATTGGCACAACAGGGGAATCCCCAAGCCTTTGCATTGCCAGAAGGGAAAGTTTCTCTACCAGGTGGGGGATATCATCCCTACGATGGCAGTTTTAGTGGGTTAAAGACTGCAGTACTGCGTTTAGTGCAACAGCTAGAGAAAGAACGGGGCAATGTGCCAATAGCAGACGTAGCAGCCAGCTTTCAAGAAACTGTAGCGCGATCGCTCACCAAAAGAGCGATCGCCTGTGCGATCGACCACGGTTTAGACACCATCGCTGTTGGTGGAGGTGTGGCAGCTAATAGTGGTCTGAGAAAAAATTTACAAGCAGCATCAAATAAACACAACCTACGTGTCCTATTCCCCCCCTTAAAATTCTGTACCGATAACGCTGCCATGATCGCCTGTGCAGCCGCCAACCACCTCTCCCTCGGTCATACATCCCCCCTCTCCCTCGGCGTCGAATCCAGGCTCTCACTCACCCAAGTGATGAAGTTATATCAATGGGAATAG
- the gmk gene encoding guanylate kinase produces MMQVLPIQSGATTRECLPPGRLIVLTGPSGVGKGTLMRSLLQRHPELYYSVSVTTRSPRPGEINGKNYYFISRSKFEQLVAQGEFLEWAEFAGNYYGTPREAVLNQVKSGKLVVLEIELEGARQIRRSFPSAQSIFILPPSFDELEKRIRGRAQDAEEAIARRLSCAQTEIQAADEFDMQIVNDDFETALNAIEAAVFG; encoded by the coding sequence ATGATGCAAGTTCTACCCATCCAGAGTGGTGCTACTACTAGAGAATGTTTGCCTCCGGGGAGGCTGATTGTTTTAACCGGCCCTAGTGGAGTCGGCAAAGGTACTTTAATGCGATCGCTTTTGCAGCGTCATCCGGAACTGTACTATTCTGTATCCGTGACGACGCGTTCTCCCCGTCCAGGAGAAATCAACGGTAAAAATTATTACTTTATTAGCCGCAGTAAGTTTGAACAATTAGTTGCTCAAGGTGAATTCCTGGAGTGGGCAGAATTTGCTGGTAATTATTACGGCACTCCTCGTGAAGCTGTGTTGAATCAAGTCAAGTCTGGCAAATTGGTAGTGCTGGAAATTGAGCTAGAGGGTGCAAGACAAATCCGTCGTTCTTTCCCCAGTGCCCAAAGCATTTTTATTTTACCGCCTTCCTTTGATGAATTAGAGAAACGCATCCGCGGTCGTGCCCAAGACGCTGAAGAAGCGATCGCCCGTCGTCTAAGCTGCGCTCAAACAGAAATTCAGGCTGCAGACGAATTTGATATGCAAATCGTTAATGACGATTTTGAAACTGCTTTGAATGCCATTGAAGCAGCTGTATTTGGATAA
- the hetZ gene encoding heterocyst differentiation protein HetZ, which produces MNSAATAIIQGESSIGVEVIFQLLFQEFQQSTKASEQNCRDVATRIAAEVYRICNESKRIQASGAVENSAITLARHRLQQCLRYYQLGSNRGRVELHSTLSAIIYRYINPPQRQLSYQGRLTIIEDFLQSFYLEALNAFRRENQLGPTYRPQTLLELAEYMAFTERYGKRRIPLPGRQQQLIILRAQTFSQQQPPETSVDIEQAAEGSANEADGSWEEPAVQQLRSTMATQPEPEPEEDTLRSVVITELMDYLEQRQQSDCADYFSLRLQDLSAQEIESVLGLTSRQRDYLQQRFKYHLIRFALLHRWELVHEWLEASLHTNLGLTPQQWQAYTTQLDDKQQSLLELKQQGEPDEKIAKTLGLSMAQLQKRWFKILEQAWEIRNSLVSGSGASTHE; this is translated from the coding sequence ATGAATTCAGCCGCAACCGCAATTATTCAGGGAGAAAGTTCTATCGGCGTGGAGGTGATATTTCAACTCCTATTCCAGGAGTTTCAGCAGTCAACCAAAGCTTCAGAGCAAAATTGCCGCGATGTGGCAACACGAATTGCTGCCGAAGTCTACCGGATTTGCAATGAGAGTAAACGTATCCAAGCTTCCGGTGCTGTGGAAAACTCGGCGATAACCCTAGCCCGACATCGGCTGCAGCAGTGTCTCAGGTACTATCAGTTGGGTTCCAATCGGGGCAGGGTAGAATTACATAGTACTCTGAGTGCGATTATCTATCGTTACATTAATCCGCCTCAGAGGCAATTGAGCTATCAAGGGCGGCTGACAATTATTGAAGATTTTCTCCAGAGTTTTTATCTGGAGGCACTCAACGCTTTCCGGCGAGAGAACCAACTTGGCCCCACCTATCGCCCCCAGACACTTCTGGAATTAGCAGAGTACATGGCGTTTACTGAGCGCTATGGTAAGCGCCGGATTCCTCTACCAGGGCGTCAGCAGCAGTTGATTATCTTGCGGGCACAAACTTTCTCTCAACAGCAACCACCAGAAACCAGCGTAGACATAGAACAAGCCGCTGAAGGTAGTGCTAATGAAGCTGATGGTTCCTGGGAAGAGCCAGCAGTGCAGCAACTGCGTTCGACAATGGCGACGCAACCAGAACCCGAACCCGAAGAAGATACGTTGCGCTCTGTGGTGATTACGGAATTAATGGATTATCTAGAACAAAGACAACAATCTGATTGTGCTGATTACTTCTCTCTCCGCCTCCAAGATTTATCAGCACAAGAAATCGAGTCGGTTTTGGGTTTAACCTCTCGTCAGAGAGATTACTTACAGCAGCGCTTTAAATATCATTTAATTAGGTTCGCCTTATTACATCGCTGGGAATTGGTTCACGAGTGGTTAGAAGCTTCTTTGCACACAAATTTAGGCTTGACTCCCCAGCAATGGCAAGCATACACAACGCAACTGGACGATAAACAGCAATCTCTATTAGAGTTGAAGCAACAAGGAGAACCAGACGAAAAAATTGCTAAAACTTTAGGGTTGTCAATGGCACAACTTCAAAAAAGGTGGTTTAAGATTCTTGAACAAGCTTGGGAAATTCGTAACTCTTTAGTGTCCGGATCAGGTGCATCTACTCATGAATAG
- a CDS encoding alpha/beta fold hydrolase, giving the protein MATIEILGVPHAYELTAPTSYPHALVFIHGWLNSRGYWQPVISRLSIDLQCLSYDLRGFGESQSQAETDFSQAQVSVSLTASYSSSAIDSPFDSPYTPSAYAQDLAILLQQLNITSAWLIGHSLGGTIALWAAAQMPDCVKGVICINAGGGIYLKEAFEQFRSAGQRFLQVRPRWLSQIPLIDLLFTRASVVRPLDRFWARQRVIDFVVADPEAALGSLLDSTTEEEINHLPQLVSQLQQPVYFLAGTQDKVMEPKYVRHLASFHRLFQYCGDNVIEIPDCGHLAMLEQPDVVANHIRSIVSC; this is encoded by the coding sequence ATGGCAACTATCGAAATCTTGGGCGTACCACACGCATATGAGCTAACGGCTCCCACGTCTTACCCCCATGCTTTAGTTTTTATCCACGGTTGGCTGAATAGCCGTGGATACTGGCAGCCTGTGATTTCTCGCCTATCAATAGATTTGCAGTGCTTATCTTATGATTTGAGGGGTTTTGGTGAGTCTCAATCCCAGGCAGAAACAGATTTTAGTCAGGCACAAGTTTCTGTAAGCCTGACTGCTAGTTATAGTAGTAGTGCAATTGACTCACCCTTCGATTCTCCTTATACTCCATCTGCCTATGCTCAGGATTTAGCTATTCTCCTACAACAGTTGAACATTACCAGTGCTTGGTTAATTGGTCACTCTTTGGGGGGTACGATCGCTCTTTGGGCGGCGGCTCAGATGCCTGATTGTGTTAAGGGAGTTATTTGTATCAATGCGGGTGGTGGCATTTATCTAAAGGAAGCTTTCGAGCAGTTTCGTTCGGCGGGACAGCGATTTTTGCAAGTCCGCCCTCGTTGGCTGTCCCAGATACCTTTGATTGATTTGCTGTTTACTAGAGCTAGTGTGGTGCGTCCTTTGGATCGTTTTTGGGCACGTCAGCGAGTGATTGATTTCGTTGTGGCTGATCCAGAGGCGGCGCTAGGAAGTCTCCTCGATTCTACGACTGAAGAGGAAATTAATCATTTACCTCAGTTGGTATCTCAGTTGCAGCAACCAGTTTATTTTTTGGCTGGAACTCAAGACAAGGTGATGGAACCTAAGTATGTCCGTCATTTAGCTAGCTTTCACCGATTGTTTCAGTACTGCGGGGATAATGTGATTGAAATTCCTGACTGTGGTCACTTGGCTATGTTAGAGCAGCCAGACGTAGTTGCTAATCATATTCGGTCGATTGTTAGTTGTTAA